tattcacttataattcttgttggttaggtgttatatggtgtatatatatggtatctaatcttgtaaaggagaaagtagtggtggttttaaggtaaaaatgtgaattatagcttgatgtagcaaaattccagatttctggaaattgaagcttcagttctgcctggttctagttccctatgttagaggccgaattagccttagcataaaacatgaaaattgtatagaataatgttttatagttgtctgaaaaatttcatctcaatcggagcaacgtagcctgtgaaaggaccgaaatacccctgactacaataggtttagtccaatggacagttttgacatttcatcaatcTGATCGTGTCTTTTCACCTTTATACATACTGAAatagcatttagccaaaacacaaaagttttattgatatgtcttagctttccaacacccctagaatcacctcgtttggactttggtagccggagttatggttgtttacgcatagtgcggttaactagcccgagtgtgagattctggttctgtaatttgacatttttacttagatacactacaaactagactgagtggtcttcatcaaagttgtaggactttatcttagattcgaaacggtataaatttcaccccaatccgataagcgtagcttcggttgtgtccgttacgtaaaacaacatcaaatctgtcttttatttcttgactcaaccttcatttccgcacacgctcctagcttgattttgtacttgtatgacttggagcctatggaatggctattgaaatgagatgattttggatatgactttgggtttgattgaggaaaatactaaagccataaatggctggcaaatagataaatacaaagggcgtgctgcccaagtTTACACTCGAGAACTAGGACGacatacttgcgacttgagtaaggcttgagagcgaataccacatgaaccatctagggtatttacgttttctttgccacttcgactcaaatagcgattttaaagttttacaagtgagtctaaatgtgacagccccaccttcccctaaggcgaaccaaagaggttagcggactgcctgcccagctctcgccaggactaacggtgcagtatagagcgatctatcacgttccggaacttataacgcgcgtaaacaaggtaAAAGGGCAAAagaacccaaaataaaaaaaatgaaattcggagtcggccatgaatagcaaccgacccgtccgaacccaaccaaacatcgaaataCATACACAACATAACattaagcatttacaagccaaaatggcatttaaaagtgatacaaaagtcactacatatgtggtttgccaaatcaaaagtgaaaacggccctaatgatacatttagggtcccatttcatatacaatacaaaagagacattcatctagttcattcagcaaccatctatcaagatttattccaaaaaaagtcatattcctgtaaggaaaacaaaaggaacggggtgagctaattgcccagtgagaatacaactcaagcaaccaagttcatagatgcatcaagcttaacagtccaatttaccaaaaataagtaaagccacacatcaataatgaggataaaaggatacgggtggctctcaagagcccttttcctcgtttgcattcttgatcggatctcattgactctccgtcaatgtttaaaagtaaccaaccgtagactccactttacttccattccatTCCACCTAGcattccccaaccgggcccgcaatccaaacacatgcattgtggtattactcgagtaaaccggaatcaagagtctctcatactacaagattccataaaacattgccccaaggcacattaattggcacgaccaagcccttgccggctcgattcaatcaattaccaatggggttgagctcaaggataacaattgtagtcgttggagactcgtccaaacaacaccaagtcatgtatttcatttcatataacatcccaataactttccaataacatgcgaaaaAATAAgtgagtatgataaagtacactctcacttcaatcaattaacattcaacaccccaagttcaaatatcaaagccatataatagcacacaagtgagtagtacactcaccacgctagcaaatgtggtttcaagCACTttcgtcaaaagaacgttgtgcaccaccgtcacgccctaaaacacgcaaacaagtacaatgagactcgacaacgagtcataaaccaaggccaaacatgaccccaatagggttccataagcataaaCAAACAtgagagaaaaccagaaatttcggaaatgtaactagctttggccctaaaaaaaacagtttttgtcctcattttacggtaatggcacaaatttcactacgcttatcggatgagggtgaaagacccaccatctcgaagctaaaagacagggctacaacatcacagaaggttactcaacccagttttgagtgcaaacaagtcaaaaatgcaggatactacatcaaaaacgtaaaacagattcaccaaaacgcattctagcggaaacatcataactcaggttctacaagtccaaatccagaaattccaaaaccatctgaaagataagaaacagggataaattttatcagaaggcctcaacaaccaattcggaagaaattccagccaaaacaaccaattacagtcgcaaatcccaatttcgggtaaaaccagaacagcaatagtaattccgacctatctcattctacactactcagattgacctgaaattttgtaggaacctctaaaatgtcattccctacaattttcatgttttgagataaggccaaataggcctctatctaggacctaaaatttcggacagaatgtagcttcaagaaccctagatttttcaattttcttccaaaacagaaattggttgcaattaatcacttttcccacctccttaagtcattaaagaccatttccaatcatcatagatagccacacaatcatgattatattaaaacagaaaaatccccaaaaataataaaacttcatcatctcaaccacaaatcaagaaataatccataaacttgtatcttctactaccactaagcatgatttaagcatcaattaaaagaggagggtggttcttcacaacttacctttaaaacaagagagagagagctattggtcacctatactttccaaataacttcgtcaatcacctcacaatcactaattgaagaggttttatggagtaatttcaagttTAACCGGTTGAAGTTGGAGATTGAGCAAGGTTGTAGACCAAAAttgtggagagttttctttcctttgagCTTGAGAGAAGTCGACCAAGAAGGAGAAataaatggtgaatttttggtcaattttgatattaatttggtaaaggcatgaatagtggtcaaatggcaagactaaatcttatggtgacacttgtcaccttttattaaatgcttACCTACCTTGTCTCCcttatatcaatccacttagcaccctctacttatctcttaacacccgataaatttaattccagtatccaaaacttaatctagttgaccgaatttttccgaacttttcgcactagtgggtcccacgtccggtatacgctcttaattcctcaaaatccatttgatactagaaaaatcatctaaaaattatatctacTCCTTAAAATtacctagaaaattttctaatcacgaaaatgcaatgcagaaaacaagccatgaaaaattctaaaatctAGAAactgaaaattacgggttctcacactaagttttacaaatattttacttatgtcctttggtttcaatttactcttttcactaccaaaaccatatttatactttgtactagtacgtattcgacttGTTTTTTactcacttacatctttgatggttgaagcataatgtgttcgtttgattattagggttccttggtgattgagagtattatccggaaggaaactttggacgttattttgcttaaataggtgagtgttcctttttgctatattttccttgacttcatggcttgttgttattgtttggtAATGTGTTAATTGCTCTTAATAattgccaaaacgagttttctaggtgagtgtgtactttatcgcactcgacctaaatgattgtgaaattttcaatgattgaacgattatATGCGCATgtatgtaagccttttggctgaactgggccctgcccttcgttaccgatcgactcgagccagaagcggactcgatcgggcgatatggtgaccctgggtgaatttggtatactcgagtattaccttgttgtcgggtggagcctggccaacgtccaagagggggtgaatgaaatgaacaaacgaatgtcaatgcaaacgagggttttacttacaaaaatgcatttttaaatgattggaggaataaggggaatgacaagagaatgaacgaacgaatagctccctgtgagcccgtatccttttaatgaatgtgttattatcgcttttcATTATAAATATTTCTTGAACTATTGATACTCTATGATTAACGTATTGGATTGaatgtttgattatgtgttcggaacctcactgagcttttagctcattcctttagttttgttttccttaacaggggacggcgagctaGGACGAGAGCTccgtatagactagcctagtcgagttctttgattttgtaatggttctcgccctagtgcttcgCACGGGCTGggtgtatggtgaattgagaacctttgtatattcgatgtttgtactcccttttaaGGCAgttatgtatataagtttcactttaagtttttgatcgtcgttatatttattcttgtgggtttattctggttttgtttgagggttgaagtgaacgactaaatcccggcgagagttgggcaggcggtccactgacccctttggttcgccttagggagaggtagggctgtcacagataGACTGCTGTGTAGCCCGACTGCGGCTCTCATGGGGGTGAATTTTGGAGTTCGgcattgtgagaacccgtaattttcattttctaggttttagaatttttcatggcttgttttctgcattttcgtgcttagaaaattttctaggtcATTtgaaggagcagatataatttttagatgatttttctagtatcgaatggattttgaggaattaagagcgtataccggacgtgggacccactggtgcgaaaagttcggaaaaattcggccaactagattaagttttgaatactggaattaatttaccgggtgttaagagataagtggagggtgcaatttggattgatatgagagagacaagttaggtagagagttaataaaaggtgacaagtgtcaccatttgattgggcttaccttaagacctttcttaccattgacttaaataaccaaaaatgacccaaaaatcctcaaaaaaATCCTCCTtgaagccggccctctcttgctctctttctctctctcttactccaagcacaaggaagaaaacacttcaatcttgttccaaatcatcaaaactaaccatccaaccttgaaattactccataaaaccgcTTCAATTAGAGTTAATGagtggatttgtggagttgtttggaaagttaaggtggtcaatagctctctctctcttgttattaaggtaagttgtgaagaaccaccctcctcctttaattgatgcttaaatcatgcttagtggtagtataagatgcaagtttatggattaattcttgatttgtggttgaaatgatggaattttattatttttggggatttttctgttttaatataagaatgattgtgtggctatctatgatgattggaaatggtatataaggcatctagaaggtggaaaaagtgattaattgcaaccaatttctgttttggaagaaaattgaaaaaactagtgttcttaagggagcattctgtccgaatttttaggccctagatagaggccgaattggccttggctcaaaacatgaaagttgtagggaatgacattttagaggttcctgaaaaatttcaggtcaatcggagtagtgtagaatgagataagtcgaaattactattgctgttctggttttacccgaatgtaagaactgcgcctgtaattggttgttttggctggaattgcttccgaattggttgttgagaccttctgatgaaatttatccctgtttcttagctttcatctggttttggaatttctggttttggacttggagagcctgagttatgatgtttccgctagaatgcgttttggtgaatctgttttacgtttttgatgtagtatcttgcatttttgacctgtttgcactcaaaactgggttgagtgaccttctgtgatgttgtagccctgtcttttagcttcgagatggtgggtcttgtaccctcatccgataatcgtagtgaaattggtgccattaccgcaaaatgaggacaaaaactgtttttttcagggccaaagctcattgcatttccgaaatttctggtttcctctaatggttgtatatgcttatggaactctattggggtcatgtttggccttggtttatgactcgttatcgagtctcattgtatttgtttgcatgtttttagggcgtgacggtggtgcacaacgttctgttgacggaagtgcatgaaaccacatttgctagcgtggtgagtgtactactcacttgtgggttaatatatggctttgctacttgaacttggtgctttgaatgttaattgcttgaagtgaaagtgtactttatcactctcacttattgtttcgcatgttattggaaagttattggaatgttatatgaaatgttatatgaaatgaaatacatggcttggtgtcgtttggacgagttccaacgactacaaatgttatctatgagctcaaccccattggtaattgattgaatcgagtcggcgagggcttggtcatgccaattaatgtgccttggggcaatgttatatggaatcttgtagtatgatagactctcgattccggtttactcgagtaataccaaagtgcaagtgtttggagttcgggcccggttggggaatgttaggtggaaggaatggaagtaaagggaagtctacggttggttacctttaaacattgacggagggtcaatgagatccgatcaagaaggcaaacgaggaaaagggctcttgagagccacccgtatccttttatcctcattattgatgtgtggctttacttattttggtaaattggactgttaaacttgatgcatctatgaacttggttgcttgagttgtattctcactgggcaattagctcaccccgttccttttgttttccttacaggaatatgattttgtttggaataaaccttgatagatggttgccgaatgaactagatgaatgtctcttttgtattgtatatgaaatgggaccctaaatgtatcattagggccgttttcacttttgatttggcaaaccacatatgtagtgacttttgtatcacttttaaatgccattttggcttgtaaatgcttaatgttatgttgtatatgtatttcgatgtttggttgggttcggacgggtcggttactattcatgaccgactccggatttcattttttttattttgggttattttgcccttttgccttgtttacgcgcatTTATAAGTttcggaacgcaatagatcgctctatactgcaccgttagtcctggcgagagctgggcaggcagtccactaacctctttggttcgccttaggggaaggtggggctgtcacaggcaCCTAGGCAGAGAACCTTCCGATCATGCCACATCTTGTTGTCAGCTTTGACTAGACTCGATAACAAGTCAAGACCTTTTTCATTTCTTAAACGTTTGGACTTCGAAAGTAAAGTTGTTAGATGTCATTCGGATGAGTTGGACAAGCTATTGCCCAGGATGCCCGTTGCAGCGGTTGGCGGCCAAATTACGGCTCACTAAACATGCAATCCAACAGTGGTCGTGGAAGCATTTTGGCAATATATTCGACGCAGTGAAACAGGCAGAAGAGGCAGTAATGGCGGCGGAGGCTGTACTTGATAGCGACCCATCACAACAACAATGGTTAGCACTCCAGGAGGCAAGGGCGGTTATGAGGAATTCTCTGGTCAAGGAGGAAGCATATTGGAGGCAGAAAGCAAGAATCAAGTGGCTTCAGGACGGGAATAAAAACTCAAGGTTCTTTCATGCGGTAGTGGCAGAGAGGCATGCTAAATCCGTTATACATCGGGTTCGGAGTAGCACGGGGGAGTGGCTGACTGATGAAGCTCACATTTCGGCGGAGGTGGTGGATTATTTCACATCCTTATTTTCGGCCAAAGATTGTACGGGGTCATGGAGCACTTTGGAGGTCATTCCCAAGATTATTTCAAGGGAACAAAATGCTGAGTTGGAGCGCCTTCCCTCGATGGAGGAGATAAAAGAGGTGGTATTCGTAATGGATGGGGAGAGTGCAGCGGGCCCCGATGGTTTCACAGGTATGTTCTTTACATTTGCATGAGATGTAGTGGGGCATGATGTTTTTGAAGCCGTCGTTAGCTTCTTCTGTGGTCACGAGTTGCCGAGGAGCGTTACGTCGACTTCGATTGTACTCCTTCTGAAGGTGTCTTCGCCCAAAGACTTTAGTCAATTTCGACCCATAAGCCTTTGCAACTTTGTAAATAAggttatttcaaaaaccctggCAACTCGGTTGTCAAGAGTGCTGCCAAGTATTATCTCTCCTCAGCAGAGTGGATTTGTTAAGGGTAGGcaaatttttgataattttctaTTGGCCCAGGAGTTGGTGTCGGATATTCACCGAAAGAATAGAGGGGAAAATGTTGTATTCAAACTCGATATGGCCAAAGCCTATGATAGAATCTCTTGGCCGTTTTTGCTTCAGGTGTTGAGGAGGTTTGGGTTTGGCGAGATCTGGATTGATATGATTTGGAGACTTATTTCGAATGTGTGGTTTTCAGTAATAGTTAATGGGGCACCTCAGGGATTCTTCAAATCTAGTCGTGGATTAAGGAAAGGAGATCCGATTTCACCGACTCTCTTTGTGATTAGTGCGGAAGTTCTTTCTCGTCTGTTGAACACATTGAGTGGCTATCGGGGCTTTACGCCTTTCAGAGTTCCGAGGGGTTGCCCGCCTGTTACTCATCTTGCCTACGCAGATGATATTATTGTCTTCTCTAGTGGTTTGCGGCAATCTGCGCGGTTGGTGATGAAGGCGCTGGACGCTTATGTTTCAGTGTCAGGACAACAAGTGAACCGGCAGAAGAGCTGTGTCCTGGCGCATGCCAATTTTCCTAGGAGCAGAAAGCGGTCTATTGCGGTGATGACTGGGTTTCAGGCGAAGGAGTTTCCGGTCAAATATCTGGGTTGTCCTTTATATGCAGGGCGGAGGAGGAGATGCTACTTTGTAGGGGTTTGTGCCTCGGTCACGAGTAAAGTGTTGTCATGGAAAGGGAGGCTACTCTCGCATGGTGGTAAATTATCTTTAATCAAGAGCGTGTTGTCTTCTATGTCGCTTCACACACTCGCTGCTACGACCCCTCCCAAGTTGATCCTCAGCAGGATGGAGCgcatttttgttgaatttttatGGAGCTCTTCCGAGGTTGGGCCACGCTTCCATTGGATTAGGTGGGCCAGTTGTGCAACTCGTATGCAATAGGGGTGCTGGTTTGAGATCCCTTAGGCACGTGTTTGATGCCTTCTCCATGAGGTTGTGGTGGCATTTCCGGCTACGGCAATCATTGTGGGCTTAGTTCATGCATTGTAAATATTGCCCCAATCTTCATCCTTGCTTTGCTGATACTTCTCCCGGGGACTCTTTGACTTGGAAGAGAATTGTGGCTATCCAAGGGGTAGCGGAGCAACACATCCACTGGGTTTTGGCTAGGGGTACCGTGAGCTTCTGGCATGATAATTGGTAGGGGACGGGCCCATTATGTCAGGAGGTGGATACTTTTTAGGAGTGCGCGGTATCTGATTTTGTTGAACAGGGTTGTTCGAATGTACAACGGTTAAGCATGGTGGCGCCTACCGGATGGGTGGGGAGGATATTGGGAGTCGTGCCTCCCTCGCTGGCCCAGGCGGATACCATGGTTGGGGCCCTTAGTATCTCTGGTGCCTTCTCTTTAGCATCTGCCTACCGGATCGTTCGAGAGGGTGGAAACAGCTCCTGGCTCTACTCACAGATCTGGCTTCAAGAGTTGCCGATAAAGATTTCTTTGTTCATGTTGACATTGATAGGGTCCCGTTTGCCGGTGATGGACAGGTTGCATAAACTTGGCATACTTGGTCCCTCTCGTTGTGGTTGTTGCCTACACCCAGGTCAAGAGTCTTCTGATCATATTTTCTGTACCAGAGAGGCGGCAAAGAGGATTTGGGGTTATTTCGAAGGGGTGGTTGGAGGGTTTCAAGAGTCCTCTACGGTACGCGACAAGTTGGTTAGCTAGTGGTTGAAGCCTACTCGGAACCCATATCTCCAGTATCTTTTCCATTTATTGCCATCTTTGATCTGTTGGCATTTGTGGAAGTTGCGGAATTCGTTTGTCTTTGATGACCATCTGCGGCCCGTGGCGCATGTGTGTGCGGCAATTTTTGGGGATCTCAGGGATATTTTCCTCCTTAAATTTAAACGTCTAGCTATCTCTGTTCATGATTGGCCGGGTTTTTACGGGATGGTGGCTGGCCTGCAGAGGATTGTCAGGACCTTGGTTTTATGGTGGAGCTGCCCAGCCCAAAATGTCGTCAAACTGAACTCGAATGGCTGCTTTTGGGGAAACCCGGGGGTGAGTGGAGGTGGGGGGGTGCTTCGGTGCTCGGAAGGAAGGTTTATCTTGGGGTACTCGTGTTTCTTTGGGGAGATGACGAGTCTACAGGCCGAATTGAAGGCGTTGATTTTTGGTATTAGGCTGGCTATTGATCGTGGGTATTCTGATTTACATTTAAAATCTAACTCTTTGGTTCTGGTTCAGATCCTTCAAGGGAAGACTCGGTGTCTGTGGCGGTTGCAAGAGGACTTACAGGACCTGTTAAAAGTCAAAAGTTTCGTTAGAGAGGTATCACACTGCTTTCGAGAAGCGAATAAATCGGCTGACCGCCTTGTAAACATTGGAGCGGACTCAGGGAAGTTTTTAACGTATGGCTCTCTGCGTGATTTG
The window above is part of the Coffea eugenioides isolate CCC68of unplaced genomic scaffold, Ceug_1.0 ScVebR1_1956;HRSCAF=2899, whole genome shotgun sequence genome. Proteins encoded here:
- the LOC113756087 gene encoding uncharacterized protein LOC113756087, coding for MSWTSYCPGCPLQRLAAKLRLTKHAIQQWSWKHFGNIFDAVKQAEEAVMAAEAVLDSDPSQQQWLALQEARAVMRNSLVKEEAYWRQKARIKWLQDGNKNSRFFHAVVAERHAKSVIHRVRSSTGEWLTDEAHISAEVVDYFTSLFSAKDCTGSWSTLEVIPKIISREQNAELERLPSMEEIKEVVFVMDGESAAGPDGFTAVVSFFCGHELPRSVTSTSIVLLLKVSSPKDFSQFRPISLCNFVNKVISKTLATRLSRVLPSIISPQQSGFVKGRQIFDNFLLAQELVSDIHRKNRGENVVFKLDMAKAYDRISWPFLLQVLRRFGFGEIWIDMIWRLISNVWFSVIVNGAPQGFFKSSRGLRKGDPISPTLFVISAEVLSRLLNTLSGYRGFTPFRVPRGCPPVTHLAYADDIIVFSSGLRQSARLVMKALDAYVSVSGQQVNRQKSCVLAHANFPRSRKRSIAVMTGFQAKEFPVKYLGCPLYAGRRRRCYFVGVCASVTSKVLSWKGRLLSHGGKLSLIKSVLSSMSLHTLAATTPPKLILSRMERIFVEFLWSSSEGCSNVQRLSMVAPTGWVGRILGVVPPSLAQADTMVGALSISGAFSLASAYRIVREGGNSSWLYSQIWLQELPIKISLFMLTLIGSRLPVMDRLHKLGILGPSRCGCCLHPGQESSDHIFCTREAAKRIWGYFEGVVGGFQESSTLRNSFVFDDHLRPVAHVCAAIFGDLRDIFLLKFKRLAISVHDWPGFYGMVAGLQRIVRTLVLWWSCPAQNVVKLNSNGCFWGNPGVSGGGGVLRCSEGRFILGYSCFFGEMTSLQAELKALIFGIRLAIDRGYSDLHLKSNSLVLVQILQGKTRCLWRLQEDLQDLLKVKSFVREVSHCFREANKSADRLVNIGADSGKFLTYGSLRDLPRLVRGDFALDQMGVPSLRRVMEGNGGNEPFQRRLPVMCYREGPRGALWSWNPARRTRPPCDCRRTYSYPNNVVLAVIDDRRRLFEENRIVREDKQELRATVDAQTSRIYELEMDALEEQKKAKTLREQL